A stretch of the Methanofervidicoccus abyssi genome encodes the following:
- the cofC gene encoding 2-phospho-L-lactate guanylyltransferase produces MSSAIIPVSPLKSAKSRLKKILTLEERKNLIKNMLLDVYTGLKNACSSIYVVSRDREVLSFSRELGVIPIPEENTRDLNDALQYAIEKIEDSTVAIVPADVPLLRRENIGRLIKKVENRKRSALICPSRGGGTNLLILNPKDIIKPSYEGFSFLKHLELCRRNRVKLYIYPSFYISIDINTPEDLGEIFIHGKNTYTYRYLRELGISTFPRHSSAGRFVIVRD; encoded by the coding sequence ATGTCTTCTGCAATAATTCCTGTTTCACCTTTGAAATCTGCAAAATCACGGTTAAAGAAAATTTTGACACTGGAAGAGAGGAAAAATCTTATAAAAAATATGCTTCTGGATGTTTACACTGGCTTAAAAAATGCCTGTAGTAGTATCTACGTTGTAAGTAGAGATAGAGAAGTACTTTCGTTCTCAAGGGAGTTGGGAGTTATACCTATACCGGAGGAAAACACAAGAGACCTTAACGATGCCCTCCAATATGCCATTGAGAAGATAGAAGACAGTACAGTAGCGATAGTGCCTGCAGATGTGCCTCTCCTTAGGAGGGAGAATATTGGGAGGTTGATAAAGAAGGTAGAAAATAGAAAGAGATCTGCACTTATATGTCCATCGAGGGGAGGGGGGACAAACCTACTGATTTTAAATCCTAAAGATATTATAAAACCTTCTTATGAAGGTTTCAGTTTTTTAAAACATCTTGAACTTTGTAGGAGAAACAGGGTAAAATTATATATATATCCTTCTTTTTACATCTCTATAGATATAAATACTCCAGAAGATTTAGGTGAGATCTTTATCCATGGAAAAAATACCTATACTTACAGGTATCTAAGGGAGTTAGGAATATCCACCTTCCCCAGACACTCCTCAGCTGGGAGGTTTGTAATTGTTAGAGATTAG
- the rpl12p gene encoding 50S ribosomal protein P1, producing the protein MEYIYAALILHSVGKEITEDGIKSILSAAGVEVDEARVKALVTALEGINIDEVLEKATVAPVAAAAPAPAPEEEKKEKKEEKKKEEKKEDAAMAAAAGLGALFM; encoded by the coding sequence ATGGAATACATATATGCTGCATTAATACTACACTCAGTAGGTAAAGAGATCACAGAAGATGGGATAAAATCAATACTCTCTGCAGCAGGAGTAGAGGTAGATGAGGCAAGAGTTAAGGCATTAGTAACTGCATTGGAAGGTATAAACATTGATGAAGTCCTAGAGAAGGCAACTGTAGCTCCTGTTGCAGCTGCTGCTCCAGCACCTGCACCTGAGGAAGAGAAGAAGGAGAAAAAAGAGGAGAAGAAGAAAGAAGAGAAGAAAGAGGATGCTGCAATGGCTGCAGCTGCAGGACTTGGCGCCCTCTTTATGTAA
- a CDS encoding 30S ribosomal protein S17e, with product MGRVRQAFIKRVGNELIEKFGDRFTTDFDTNKKIVEEVALISTKRLRNRIAGYITSKIKRLKK from the coding sequence TTGGGGAGAGTTAGACAGGCATTTATAAAGAGGGTAGGTAACGAACTTATAGAAAAATTTGGGGATAGATTTACAACAGACTTCGACACAAATAAAAAGATCGTCGAGGAGGTAGCCCTTATATCTACAAAGAGGTTGAGAAACAGAATTGCAGGGTATATTACTTCAAAGATAAAAAGATTAAAAAAATAA
- a CDS encoding 50S ribosomal protein L1, which translates to MDREKILKAVKEARSSAKPRNFIQSVELIVNLKELDLTKPENRLKEQVVLPHGRGKEAKIAVIAKGDLAAQAEELGLTVIRQEDLEELGRNKKLAKKIANEHDFFIAQADMMPLVGRLLGPILGPRGKMPQPVPPNVNLKPLVERLKKTVVINTRDKPFFKTLVGNEKMSDEELAENIEAVLNVLPKKYEKGLYHVKSAYVKLTMGPAIPIEK; encoded by the coding sequence ATGGACAGAGAAAAAATATTAAAGGCTGTAAAGGAGGCCCGTTCTTCTGCCAAGCCTCGTAACTTCATACAGTCTGTAGAGTTGATAGTAAATTTAAAGGAGTTAGATCTTACAAAACCTGAAAATAGATTGAAGGAGCAAGTAGTACTGCCCCATGGGAGAGGTAAAGAGGCTAAGATAGCAGTTATAGCAAAGGGTGATCTGGCAGCACAGGCTGAGGAGTTAGGTCTCACTGTAATAAGACAGGAAGATTTGGAGGAATTAGGGAGAAATAAAAAACTTGCTAAGAAAATAGCAAATGAACATGACTTCTTCATAGCCCAAGCAGATATGATGCCTCTTGTAGGTAGGTTGTTAGGTCCAATACTGGGACCAAGGGGGAAGATGCCCCAACCTGTGCCACCAAATGTTAATTTAAAACCCTTAGTAGAGAGACTCAAAAAGACTGTAGTTATAAACACAAGGGATAAGCCCTTCTTTAAGACGTTGGTAGGTAATGAAAAGATGAGTGATGAAGAACTAGCTGAGAATATAGAGGCGGTTTTAAATGTACTACCTAAGAAGTACGAGAAGGGGCTTTATCACGTCAAAAGTGCCTACGTTAAATTAACCATGGGACCGGCAATCCCAATAGAAAAGTAG
- a CDS encoding CBS domain-containing protein, which translates to MLNEPIIEIATKDPVTITPDTPISKAIGIMEKHHFHNLIVLDEEENIYLVTIHDLLLASSINENVETLMFKPHCVNQNTPVIDAVCEIIDSGQRAAPVVDDEGKLVGIVTDYDIMSRVGKSELLKDVKITKIMTRNPITIYENESIGKARSLMRKHNIGRLIVLDKDGNPVGMVTEDDILRKIYKPKRRMTVGEVVGEKIPRMSQPVSIIMNTPLISAEVDSTVPEVARIMEKYDIRGVPIMKRGMLKGIVTRIDIMKYIRELRKERVVEVEIYGEFDESMKELAERILMTEVKKIVKYSGKLHWIKIAVKKEHAKGGDVSYYHVKVYVKTPRKLYVGEGRPKLSTSKRMEMEGEDIVLVTEKQRWDFIEVLKDALDAVLKRIEIDKEKDRPKHVKKHEV; encoded by the coding sequence ATGTTAAATGAACCAATAATAGAGATTGCCACAAAGGATCCTGTTACAATTACTCCAGATACTCCTATATCCAAGGCTATAGGGATAATGGAAAAACATCACTTCCACAACTTGATAGTGTTAGACGAGGAAGAAAATATATACTTAGTAACTATACATGATCTACTCTTAGCATCATCGATAAATGAAAATGTAGAGACTCTCATGTTTAAACCTCACTGCGTAAATCAGAATACTCCAGTAATAGATGCTGTATGTGAGATAATAGACAGTGGCCAGAGGGCAGCACCAGTGGTAGACGATGAAGGGAAGTTAGTAGGTATTGTTACAGATTACGATATAATGAGTAGGGTAGGTAAATCTGAACTTTTAAAGGATGTTAAGATAACAAAAATTATGACAAGAAATCCTATCACCATATATGAAAATGAGAGTATAGGAAAGGCGAGGAGTTTAATGAGAAAACATAACATAGGTAGATTAATAGTACTTGATAAGGATGGTAACCCTGTAGGAATGGTTACAGAGGATGACATACTCAGAAAAATATACAAACCTAAAAGAAGAATGACAGTAGGGGAAGTGGTAGGAGAGAAAATCCCAAGGATGTCTCAACCAGTCTCCATTATTATGAATACTCCACTAATCAGTGCAGAGGTAGATTCTACCGTCCCAGAGGTTGCCAGAATTATGGAGAAGTACGACATAAGGGGAGTACCTATTATGAAGAGGGGAATGTTGAAAGGTATAGTTACAAGAATAGATATAATGAAATATATCAGGGAATTGAGAAAGGAAAGGGTTGTAGAGGTGGAGATCTACGGTGAATTTGATGAGAGTATGAAGGAGTTGGCAGAGAGAATACTAATGACAGAAGTTAAGAAAATAGTTAAATATTCAGGGAAACTCCACTGGATAAAGATAGCTGTAAAGAAAGAACATGCTAAAGGTGGGGACGTATCCTACTACCACGTTAAAGTATATGTTAAAACTCCAAGAAAACTCTATGTTGGGGAAGGACGTCCTAAGTTATCCACAAGTAAGAGAATGGAAATGGAAGGAGAAGATATCGTACTGGTAACAGAGAAACAGAGATGGGACTTTATCGAAGTGTTAAAAGATGCCTTAGATGCTGTTCTAAAACGTATAGAGATAGACAAGGAGAAGGATCGTCCTAAGCATGTAAAGAAACATGAGGTTTAA
- the hisH gene encoding imidazole glycerol phosphate synthase subunit HisH has translation MIVVVDYNAGNLRSIVKAVEIYSGRENIKISKDPEEVLSGDKIVFPGVGNFKSAILNLSKKYGKMSLRDALLESIKNKVPFLGICLGMHLLMESSEEGGDSKGLGVVKGNVVKFRGVKKIPHMGWNSVELLKDTPLFEGIGNNQYLYFVHSYHVNPLDEDVVVGISEYGYKFPCVIQKENVYGTQFHPEKSGKIGLKIIENFIELI, from the coding sequence GTGATAGTTGTAGTAGATTACAACGCAGGTAATTTAAGGAGTATTGTAAAGGCTGTCGAGATATATTCAGGAAGGGAGAATATTAAAATCTCCAAGGATCCAGAAGAAGTATTAAGTGGAGACAAAATAGTATTCCCAGGTGTAGGGAACTTCAAAAGTGCAATATTGAATCTATCTAAAAAATACGGTAAGATGTCCTTAAGGGATGCCCTACTTGAGAGTATAAAGAATAAAGTACCATTCTTAGGTATCTGCTTAGGTATGCATCTACTGATGGAAAGTAGTGAGGAAGGGGGAGATTCAAAGGGACTGGGCGTAGTAAAAGGCAACGTTGTAAAATTTAGAGGTGTGAAAAAGATACCTCATATGGGTTGGAACAGTGTAGAGTTGTTGAAAGATACACCTCTATTTGAAGGTATAGGAAATAACCAGTACCTCTACTTTGTACACTCCTACCATGTAAACCCTTTAGATGAAGATGTTGTAGTTGGTATATCTGAATACGGTTATAAGTTTCCCTGTGTTATTCAGAAGGAGAATGTATATGGGACACAGTTTCACCCCGAAAAGAGCGGTAAGATAGGTTTGAAGATAATAGAAAACTTCATAGAGTTGATTTAA
- a CDS encoding TATA-box-binding protein produces MEPKINIVNVVVSTKIGDDIDLEHVADVLDNAEYEPEQFPGLVCRLNDPRVALLIFRSGKLNCTGAKSKEEAEIAIKKIIKQLKEAGFDIEENPEIKVQNMVATAELGTEPNLDEISALEGTEYEPEQFPGLVYRMKDPKVVVLIFGSGKIVITGLKRKEDAYRALENVLNMLKELKET; encoded by the coding sequence GTGGAACCTAAAATAAACATTGTAAATGTTGTGGTATCTACAAAGATAGGAGATGATATCGATCTAGAACATGTTGCAGATGTATTGGATAACGCAGAATATGAACCTGAGCAGTTTCCAGGTTTAGTCTGTAGATTAAACGACCCCCGGGTGGCACTGCTAATATTTAGAAGTGGAAAGTTAAACTGTACAGGAGCTAAAAGTAAGGAAGAAGCTGAAATTGCCATAAAAAAGATTATAAAACAGTTGAAAGAGGCAGGTTTTGATATCGAGGAAAATCCTGAAATCAAGGTACAGAACATGGTTGCCACTGCCGAGTTAGGCACTGAACCAAACTTGGATGAGATATCTGCCTTAGAGGGAACCGAGTATGAACCTGAGCAGTTTCCAGGTTTAGTTTATAGAATGAAAGATCCTAAGGTTGTGGTGCTTATATTTGGAAGTGGAAAGATTGTTATTACAGGTTTAAAGAGAAAAGAAGATGCTTACAGAGCCTTAGAAAATGTTCTAAATATGTTGAAGGAATTAAAAGAGACGTAG
- the glyS gene encoding glycine--tRNA ligase, with amino-acid sequence MKSDKYEKIMDLARRRGYLWSSFEIYGGIAGFVDYGPLGTMLKNNIINIWREYYVVREEFYEIDSPTITPYEVLKASGHIDNFTDPIVECKKCLDSFRADHIIEECVSVNIEGKSLKELEDLIRKYNIRCPKCGGELGEVKRYNLMFVTSIGPGGKRTGYMRPETAQGIFIQFRRLAGFFRNKLPFGVAQIGRAYRNEISPRQGVIRLREFNQAEGEFFVHPKEKTHKKFKEVEDEIVPLLPADRQMDKSIDPNEKIIRITIGEAVRKGIVRHEAIGYFIVLTKKFLMDIGIDVEKLRFRQHLPDEMAHYAIDCWDAEIYTERFGWIECVGIADRTDYDLRAHMNHSGVDLRIFVEYDEPREVETYEIELNYREVGRIFKRDLKLVEERLKEMDIEEMERMVKELKEKGRYILKVDKDGEVKEFEILEDYVKIKKVVKKIQGEKILPHVIEPSYGIDRILYCLLEHSYREEKDRVYLDLKPKVAPIKAGVFPLVNRDGMPEIAMSIKDALRREGIVAQYDDRGAIGRRYMRMDEIGTPFCITVDGQTLEDGTVTVRYRNTREQERVKIEEVVGYIKSRLNDL; translated from the coding sequence ATGAAGAGTGATAAGTACGAAAAGATAATGGATCTGGCTAGGAGAAGAGGTTATCTCTGGAGCTCTTTTGAGATATATGGGGGAATTGCAGGTTTTGTAGATTATGGTCCCCTTGGCACCATGCTTAAGAACAATATTATAAACATCTGGAGGGAATATTACGTTGTAAGGGAGGAGTTCTACGAGATAGACTCTCCAACTATAACACCTTACGAGGTTTTAAAGGCGTCGGGGCATATAGATAATTTCACAGATCCAATTGTAGAGTGTAAAAAGTGTTTGGATTCTTTCAGGGCAGATCATATTATCGAGGAGTGTGTATCCGTAAATATAGAAGGGAAGTCCCTAAAGGAATTAGAGGACCTTATAAGGAAGTACAATATAAGGTGTCCAAAGTGTGGAGGTGAGTTGGGAGAAGTGAAGAGATATAACCTTATGTTCGTTACATCCATAGGACCAGGAGGTAAGAGAACTGGGTATATGAGGCCAGAAACTGCCCAGGGAATATTTATACAATTTAGGAGGCTGGCAGGGTTCTTTAGGAATAAACTACCTTTTGGAGTGGCGCAGATCGGAAGGGCATATAGAAACGAAATATCACCGAGGCAGGGTGTTATAAGGCTGAGGGAATTTAACCAGGCTGAGGGAGAGTTCTTCGTCCACCCCAAGGAGAAAACCCATAAGAAATTTAAAGAAGTGGAAGATGAGATTGTACCTCTACTTCCAGCAGATAGGCAGATGGATAAATCTATAGATCCGAATGAGAAGATAATAAGGATAACTATAGGAGAAGCAGTAAGGAAGGGAATAGTTAGACATGAGGCAATAGGATACTTTATAGTCCTTACCAAGAAGTTCCTTATGGATATAGGTATAGATGTGGAAAAGTTGAGGTTTAGACAACACTTGCCAGATGAGATGGCTCACTATGCAATTGACTGTTGGGATGCAGAGATATATACGGAGAGGTTTGGATGGATAGAGTGTGTAGGTATTGCAGATAGGACAGATTACGATCTAAGGGCTCATATGAACCACAGCGGTGTAGATCTGAGAATATTCGTTGAATACGATGAACCCAGAGAAGTTGAAACCTACGAAATAGAGTTGAACTACAGAGAGGTTGGAAGGATATTTAAGAGGGATTTAAAACTTGTAGAGGAGAGATTGAAGGAGATGGATATTGAAGAAATGGAGAGAATGGTAAAAGAGTTAAAGGAAAAGGGTAGGTATATACTGAAGGTTGATAAAGATGGAGAAGTTAAAGAGTTTGAAATCCTTGAGGACTATGTAAAGATAAAGAAGGTTGTTAAAAAGATACAAGGAGAGAAGATCCTGCCCCATGTAATTGAGCCATCTTACGGTATAGATAGAATACTCTACTGTCTTCTCGAGCACTCCTACAGAGAAGAGAAAGATAGAGTATATCTAGATCTGAAACCTAAGGTAGCACCTATTAAGGCTGGTGTGTTCCCACTGGTAAATAGAGACGGGATGCCCGAGATAGCCATGAGTATAAAGGATGCTCTTAGGAGGGAAGGTATAGTTGCTCAATATGACGATAGAGGGGCAATTGGTAGAAGATATATGAGGATGGATGAAATAGGAACACCTTTCTGTATAACTGTAGATGGTCAAACTTTAGAGGACGGGACAGTTACAGTTAGGTATAGAAACACCAGGGAACAGGAGAGGGTAAAGATAGAGGAGGTGGTAGGTTATATAAAAAGTAGATTAAATGATTTATAA
- the wecB gene encoding non-hydrolyzing UDP-N-acetylglucosamine 2-epimerase, translated as MKIGIVLGTRPEIIKLSPVIRELEKLKENIDYFVIHTNQHYSENLNRIFFKELNLPEPKYNLKVGSASHGKQTGMMLEGIEEVLIREKPEIVVVQGDTNTTLAGALASTKLGIEVAHVEAGLRSYDRSMPEEINRVLTDHISNYLFVPTEVAEENLRREGITENVFLVGNTVVDATFQNIKIAEEKKEEIFEGEMLDIVKGGDYFLLTIHRAENTDNSRKLKSIVEGILKVAEYYDETVIFPLHPRTEGKLKEYHLWDKLKKNKNIKMLEPTGYFKFLILEKYAKLILTDSGGVQEEACILKVPCITLRKNTERPETLEVGSNILVDIERENILEAVDSMLRRNRNWENPFGDGRSGERIVKILSESYNLSIKNEKE; from the coding sequence ATGAAAATTGGAATCGTACTTGGAACTCGCCCCGAGATAATAAAGTTATCTCCCGTAATAAGAGAGTTGGAAAAATTAAAAGAAAACATAGACTACTTTGTTATACATACCAATCAACACTACTCCGAGAACTTGAATCGTATCTTTTTTAAAGAGTTGAACCTTCCAGAGCCTAAGTACAACTTAAAGGTAGGATCTGCTTCCCATGGAAAACAGACAGGGATGATGCTTGAAGGGATAGAGGAGGTTCTAATAAGGGAAAAACCGGAGATAGTGGTTGTCCAGGGAGATACAAACACCACCCTTGCAGGTGCTCTTGCATCTACAAAGTTAGGGATAGAAGTTGCCCATGTTGAGGCAGGATTGAGGAGTTACGACAGAAGTATGCCAGAAGAGATAAACAGAGTTTTAACTGATCACATCTCCAACTACCTCTTTGTACCTACAGAAGTTGCAGAAGAGAATCTTAGAAGGGAGGGTATAACAGAGAATGTATTTCTGGTTGGGAATACCGTAGTGGATGCTACATTTCAGAATATCAAAATTGCAGAAGAGAAGAAGGAGGAGATCTTTGAAGGGGAGATGTTGGATATAGTTAAAGGTGGGGATTACTTTCTACTTACCATCCACAGGGCAGAGAATACAGATAACAGTAGGAAATTGAAAAGTATTGTAGAGGGGATACTTAAGGTAGCAGAATACTACGATGAAACAGTTATATTTCCCCTTCATCCTCGGACTGAGGGTAAGTTGAAGGAGTACCATCTCTGGGATAAGTTAAAAAAGAACAAAAATATAAAGATGCTGGAACCTACAGGCTACTTTAAATTCCTTATCCTAGAAAAGTATGCTAAGTTGATCCTAACGGACAGTGGAGGGGTACAGGAGGAGGCCTGTATATTGAAAGTTCCCTGTATCACCCTGAGAAAGAACACAGAACGTCCAGAAACCTTAGAGGTTGGAAGTAATATACTGGTTGATATAGAAAGGGAAAACATTTTAGAAGCGGTAGATTCTATGCTTAGGAGGAATAGGAACTGGGAGA
- a CDS encoding stage II sporulation protein M: MSRTTYEIVELIYALKRQRVIIYSVGVLFLISFLVSYILILNIPWVQNFGKEMLMEFSTSLNLRNMGNMDMERIFFLIMEHNFYVNMLNYILNIFSTFVIVFNAFILAYVLSISNPLMFVLLICPHGIVEIPALILGSSAGIVLFTSFINRLKGNNFEASAQFWDSLRLFFVSMVLFTVAAFIESFITFGIKSLLL, encoded by the coding sequence ATGAGTAGAACAACCTACGAAATCGTAGAGTTAATATACGCCCTGAAAAGACAAAGAGTAATAATATACAGCGTAGGTGTGTTATTTTTAATATCTTTCTTAGTTTCCTATATACTGATTTTAAACATCCCCTGGGTACAGAATTTTGGAAAAGAGATGCTTATGGAGTTTTCAACATCTCTTAATTTGAGAAATATGGGAAATATGGACATGGAAAGGATATTTTTCTTAATAATGGAGCATAACTTCTATGTAAATATGTTAAACTACATACTCAACATATTTTCGACTTTTGTGATAGTATTCAACGCTTTCATCCTGGCGTACGTTCTCTCTATCAGTAACCCATTAATGTTCGTTCTCCTTATATGCCCTCATGGTATTGTAGAAATCCCTGCTTTAATATTGGGAAGTAGTGCAGGTATTGTTCTCTTTACATCTTTCATAAATAGATTAAAGGGCAACAACTTCGAAGCCAGCGCTCAGTTTTGGGACTCTCTAAGATTATTTTTTGTTTCCATGGTATTGTTTACAGTGGCAGCATTTATCGAGAGTTTTATCACCTTTGGAATTAAATCTTTACTTCTATAA
- a CDS encoding 50S ribosomal protein L10 — translation MPAVESKHKVAPWKVEEVNRLKKLLKEGKVVALADLMDVPARQLQEIRDKIRGKMILRMSRNTLIERAIKEVAEEANNPEFGRLADYIDRGAAIIVTDMNPFKLYKTLEENKIPAPIRGGTVAPCDIVVEKGSTGMPPGPFLGELKSVGIPAAIEKGKIAIKEDTVVVKKGEVVPHKVAVVLATLGIKPVKVGIDLLAAYEDGVIYTPDVLKIDEEEVIQNIQKAFTNAFTLSVEAIIPTAETIEVILQKAFNNARTLSIESAYPTKKTVGDILAKGHSQMLALASELSDDALDEELKELLSSTSTSTTEKVEEQEEKEEKKEEEKKDETSAAVGLGLLF, via the coding sequence ATGCCAGCGGTAGAATCTAAACATAAAGTAGCCCCTTGGAAGGTAGAAGAGGTAAATAGGCTAAAGAAGTTACTTAAGGAGGGTAAAGTTGTAGCCCTGGCAGATCTTATGGATGTGCCTGCCAGGCAACTACAGGAGATCAGAGATAAGATTAGAGGTAAGATGATACTTAGGATGTCTAGAAACACTCTCATAGAGAGGGCAATTAAGGAGGTTGCAGAGGAGGCTAACAACCCGGAGTTTGGCAGACTTGCCGATTATATAGACAGAGGGGCTGCTATCATAGTTACAGATATGAATCCCTTCAAACTCTATAAAACACTGGAGGAGAACAAAATCCCTGCACCTATAAGGGGAGGAACTGTTGCTCCTTGTGATATAGTTGTAGAGAAGGGATCCACTGGAATGCCCCCAGGGCCATTCTTGGGGGAGTTGAAGAGCGTTGGAATACCTGCAGCTATTGAAAAAGGTAAGATAGCTATAAAGGAGGATACGGTAGTAGTTAAAAAGGGAGAAGTAGTGCCCCATAAAGTTGCAGTAGTTCTCGCCACTTTGGGTATAAAACCAGTTAAAGTTGGTATAGATCTCTTAGCAGCCTATGAAGATGGTGTTATCTATACACCAGATGTACTGAAGATAGATGAGGAAGAAGTCATTCAAAATATACAGAAGGCATTTACTAACGCATTTACCCTATCTGTCGAAGCAATCATTCCAACTGCAGAAACTATAGAAGTTATTCTCCAGAAAGCCTTTAACAACGCCAGAACTTTATCCATCGAGAGTGCATACCCAACAAAGAAGACTGTTGGAGATATTCTTGCCAAGGGGCACTCTCAGATGCTTGCCCTTGCATCAGAACTTAGTGATGACGCCTTAGATGAAGAGTTGAAGGAGTTGCTCTCTTCAACCAGTACATCAACTACCGAGAAGGTAGAAGAACAGGAGGAGAAAGAAGAGAAAAAAGAAGAGGAAAAGAAGGATGAAACCTCAGCTGCAGTTGGATTGGGCTTGCTCTTCTAA
- a CDS encoding UPF0146 family protein: MEKNISEYIINYIKNKKGYIENSNVVEVGIGYYFKVAKILKGYGIEVTVVDIKREVVERAKRAGLNAQLDDIFNPKLEVYKYADLIYSIRPPRDLQHQLLKISKNYEVPLLIRPLSGEYVIDGLKLVNYGGEVLYIYER, translated from the coding sequence ATGGAAAAAAATATTTCTGAGTACATTATAAATTATATCAAAAATAAAAAAGGCTATATTGAAAACAGTAACGTAGTAGAGGTCGGAATAGGTTATTACTTTAAGGTGGCAAAAATCCTCAAAGGTTACGGGATAGAGGTTACAGTAGTAGATATAAAGAGGGAAGTGGTAGAAAGGGCAAAAAGGGCAGGACTGAATGCACAACTAGACGATATATTTAATCCTAAATTGGAAGTATATAAATACGCCGATCTTATATACTCCATAAGACCTCCCAGGGACCTTCAACACCAACTCCTGAAAATTTCTAAGAACTACGAAGTTCCACTACTTATAAGACCCCTATCTGGTGAGTATGTTATAGATGGTTTAAAGTTGGTCAACTACGGGGGTGAGGTGCTCTATATATATGAACGGTAA
- the cdhC gene encoding CO dehydrogenase/CO-methylating acetyl-CoA synthase complex subunit beta, whose amino-acid sequence MDIPVSVGPMNEGERIRKPDMYVELAGPKSYGFELVKVVDSASDKVEVIGDDLDKIEEGSRVPFAVIVNVSGDGLEEDLEGVLERRVHEFFNYIEGVMHLNQRDNIWIRISKDAFNKGLRLKHIGEVLKEMFKGEFPFIKHVDVKIITDPEKVKEELEKAKEIYAERDERTRNIHEEDVDVFYGCIMCQSFAPTHVCVITPDRPALCGGINYLDARAAAKIDPEGPIFEIPKGECLDDIKGIYQGVNDIVCSKSQGAIESVALHSALEKPCTSCGCFEAIAFYIPEVDGFGIVHRAYKGETPIGVPFSSLAGQCSGGQQVEGFCGISIAYMKSPKFLQADGGWKRIVWMPKDLKEKVIDAISEDLRDKIATEEEVSNIDELQKFLKERNHPVVENWSSISEESEVEVEESVELDESVESKVEGSKEIGVEYVTPVPSEGEITVPTISLPGGFMGLPPNVKIVLKNVIIQVEELVIMRENEDKKSK is encoded by the coding sequence ATGGATATTCCTGTATCTGTAGGGCCAATGAATGAGGGGGAGAGGATAAGAAAACCTGATATGTATGTAGAACTGGCGGGACCTAAATCTTATGGTTTTGAGCTGGTTAAGGTTGTAGATAGTGCTTCTGATAAGGTGGAAGTTATAGGGGATGATCTAGATAAGATTGAAGAGGGGAGTAGAGTACCTTTTGCAGTTATAGTAAATGTCAGTGGAGATGGATTAGAGGAAGACTTAGAAGGTGTGTTGGAAAGAAGGGTTCATGAGTTCTTCAATTACATCGAAGGAGTTATGCATCTGAACCAGAGGGACAACATCTGGATAAGAATAAGTAAGGATGCCTTCAATAAGGGATTGAGGTTGAAACACATAGGAGAAGTTTTAAAGGAGATGTTCAAAGGAGAGTTTCCCTTCATTAAACATGTGGATGTTAAGATAATTACTGATCCTGAGAAGGTTAAGGAAGAGTTGGAGAAGGCTAAGGAAATATACGCTGAAAGAGATGAGAGGACGAGGAACATTCACGAGGAAGATGTAGATGTATTCTACGGCTGTATCATGTGTCAGAGTTTCGCACCTACTCATGTGTGTGTTATAACTCCAGATAGACCTGCACTCTGTGGAGGTATAAACTACTTAGATGCAAGGGCTGCTGCCAAGATAGATCCAGAGGGGCCTATATTCGAGATACCTAAGGGAGAATGTCTCGATGATATAAAAGGTATCTACCAGGGAGTTAACGATATAGTGTGTAGCAAATCCCAGGGGGCTATAGAATCTGTTGCCCTACACAGTGCTTTAGAGAAACCTTGCACCTCCTGTGGATGCTTCGAGGCTATCGCCTTCTATATCCCTGAAGTTGATGGATTTGGTATAGTACATAGGGCTTACAAGGGGGAAACTCCAATAGGTGTCCCATTCTCAAGTTTAGCAGGGCAGTGCAGTGGAGGGCAACAGGTTGAAGGTTTCTGTGGTATAAGTATTGCTTATATGAAATCTCCTAAGTTCCTCCAGGCAGATGGGGGATGGAAGAGGATAGTGTGGATGCCTAAGGATCTCAAGGAGAAAGTAATAGATGCAATATCTGAGGATCTAAGAGATAAGATAGCAACTGAGGAAGAGGTATCTAATATAGACGAACTCCAGAAGTTTTTGAAAGAGAGAAATCATCCAGTAGTGGAGAACTGGTCATCAATTTCTGAGGAGAGTGAAGTTGAAGTGGAGGAGTCTGTAGAATTAGATGAGTCTGTAGAGTCTAAAGTAGAAGGATCGAAAGAGATAGGAGTAGAATATGTAACACCTGTACCATCTGAAGGTGAAATAACAGTACCTACTATCTCCCTACCTGGTGGATTTATGGGGTTGCCTCCCAATGTAAAAATAGTACTTAAGAACGTTATCATACAGGTTGAAGAATTAGTTATTATGAGAGAGAATGAAGATAAAAAGAGTAAATAG